The Papaver somniferum cultivar HN1 chromosome 3, ASM357369v1, whole genome shotgun sequence genome includes a region encoding these proteins:
- the LOC113360796 gene encoding receptor-like protein 7: MSSLQYLDISCDYASLLTSSSINWVRDLTNLKVLKLRGFDLYEAASTQKNFVKSISFLSNLRHLELSRCNISRPLFLMHEFFHLTRLTSLQMSENNLNLQFPILPANLTSSLSTLNLSHCGLEGTLSYLPYLPKLKELDVTSNPDLNVNLTLLFEHQLPELQTLAISETKLNGSLPSSIINAPVLTSLTASGCLILLQLPSSIFNLSRLRYLDLSANSITGYLPGSFSNLKNLQFLSLSYNNFQGPIPESICEISTLQVLDLAYNNFMGTIPSCVNKLRNLNRFDVYGNSLEGNVSVISLINELNLNSLHLSPNRLTAVIDEQQHVSKFKLDKLGLRSCNLRGLIPAFICDLTQLSTLDLSNKKLSGAIPSCLFNLKNLSYLDLSQNQLQTTLPHFQFMKSEWETSLNLSYNNFHGPFPLPPERATFVDLSHNNFSGDISIDVGKFVIPYSLDLSSNNLSGVIPSSIKYCGALRSLNLGGNNLSGNIPKKLEQAVFLIYLQLNDNGFTGSFPGFVEKLSLLRVLNLGSNRLEGRIPSFIGTLKELQILSLRSNKFNGSIPEEIWFLHNLQILDLSINNLSGPVSKKVGKLKNLRRRPTIDAYSLEDFGIDLQLQMVVKGIMTQFEQLYIYSSGIDLSCNILDGNISKEIGLLKGLAMLNLSYNHFSGNITESIGNMTGLGSLDLSFNKLSGEIPQPLTFIDHLGYLNLSYNNLSGRIPRGAHFDTLSVDGSAYTNNSLLCRFPTQNLCNGDRITNTTDTNAPDTVQEDDNRDF; encoded by the exons TCACGTCCACTTTTCCTCATGCATGAGTTCTTTCATCTTACCCGTCTAACGTCTCTCCAAATGAGTGAGAATAACCTTAACTTACAATTTCCAATTCTGCCTGCTAATTTAACTTCATCACTTTCTACACTTAACCTATCTCATTGTGGGCTAGAAGGTACGCTTAGTTATCTTCCCTATCTTCCTAAACTTAAAGAACTTGATGTGACTTCTAATCCTGATCTAAATGTCAATCTTACATTGTTGTTTGAACATCAACTACCTGAACTCCAAACACTTGCAATCAGTGAAACCAAATTAAACGGATCACTTCCAAGCTCAATTATAAATGCACCTGTTCTGACGAGTCTTACCGCTTCTGGTTGCTTAATACTACTAcagcttccttcttcaatcttcaatctttctCGCTTGCGGTATCTGGATCTTTCTGCCAACAGCATCACAGGTTACCTCCCAGGTTCATTCTCCAATCTCAAAAACCTGCAGTTTCTTTCCTTATCCTATAATAATTTCCAAGGACCCATCCCTGAATCAATATGtgaaatttctactcttcaagtACTTGATTTAGCGTATAACAATTTTATGGGAACTATACCAAGTTGTGTCAACAAGCTCCGAAACCTTAACCGCTTTGATGTTTATGGAAACTCTCTTGAGGGAAATGTTTCGGTGATCTCTTTGATTAATGAATTAAACCTAAACAGCCTACACTTAAGTCCAAATAGGCTAACCGCTGTAATAGATGAACAGCAGCATGTATCCAAGTTTAAACTAGACAAGTTGGGGCTACGATCATGCAACTTGAGAGGACTTATCCCTGCTTTCATTTGTGATTTAACTCAACTATCTACCTTGGACTTGTCTAATAAAAAACTATCAGGAGCTATCCCTTCTTGTCTCTTTAATCTCAAAAACCTCAGTTACTTGGATCTCTCGCAAAACCAGCTCCAAACGACATTACCGCACTTTCAGTTTATGAAATCGGAATGGGAGACAAGCTTAAatttgtcttacaacaactttcACGGTCCTTTTCCTCTTCCACCAGAAAGAGCTACTTTTGTTGATCTGTCCCATAATAATTTCAGTGGCGACATCTCAATAGACGTTGGGAAATT TGTCATTCCATACTCTCTTGATCTCTCCAGCAACAATCTTTCCGGGGTTATACCTTCTAGTATTAAGTACTGCGGTGCTCTTAGATCTTTAAACCTTGGCGGCAACAATCTCTCAGGAAATATTCCAAAGAAGCTTGAACAAGCAGTATTTCTAATCTATCTTCAACTGAACGACAACGGTTTTACCGGGTCTTTTCCAGGATTTGTAGAAAAACTTTCACTTTTGAGAGTTCTCAACTTAGGGAGCAACAGGCTTGAAGGTAGAATACCCAGTTTCATCGGTACACTTAAAGAACTTCAAATCCTTTCTTTGAGGTCAAACAAGTTCAATGGGTCAATCCCTGAAGAGATTTGGTTTTTGCATAATCTGCAAATATTAGACTTGTCTATAAACAATCTCTCTGGCCCTGTTTCTAAGAAGGTGGGAAAGCTAAAGAATCTAAGACGAAGGCCTACTATTGATGCATATTCTCTGGAGGATTTTGGTATTGATCTGCAATTGCAAATGGTGGTAAAAGGAATTATGACACAGTTTGAGCAGTTATACATCTACAGTTCAGGAATAGATCTGTCATGTAACATTCTTGATGGAAATATTTCAAAGGAGATTGGTTTATTAAAAGGACTTGCTATGCTTAATTTATCCTATAATCATTTCTCAGGTAATATCACTGAAAGTATCGGAAACATGACTGGTTTAGGGTCCTTGGATTTGAGTTTCAACAAATTGTCTGGAGAAATCCCACAGCCGTTGACTTTTATAGACCATCTTGGGTATTTGAACCTATCTTACAATAACTTGAGTGGTAGGATCCCAAGAGGAGCTCATTTTGATACATTAAGCGTCGATGGTTCAGCTTACACCAACAACAGTTTGTTGTGTAGGTTCCCAACGCAGAACCTATGCAACGGTGATCGGATTACTAATACAACTGATACCAACGCTCCCGATACAGTCCAGGAAGATGATAATagggatttttaa